One genomic window of Mesoplodon densirostris isolate mMesDen1 chromosome 14, mMesDen1 primary haplotype, whole genome shotgun sequence includes the following:
- the LOC132501667 gene encoding N-alpha-acetyltransferase 20, whose amino-acid sequence MTTLRAFTCDDLFRFNNINLDPLTETYGIPFYLQYLAHWPEYFIVAEAPGGELMGYIMGKAEGSVAREEWHGHVTALSVAPEFRRLGLAAKLMELLEEISERKGGFFVDLFVRVSNQVAVNMYKQLGYSVYRTVIEYYSASNGEPDEDAYDMRKALSRDTEKKSIIPLPHPVRPEDIE is encoded by the coding sequence ATGACCACTCTCCGGGCCTTCACGTGCGACGACCTGTTCCGCTTCAACAACATTAACTTGGATCCACTTACAGAAACTTATGGGATTCCTTTTTACTTACAGTACCTCGCCCACTGGCCAGAGTACTTCATTGTTGCAGAGGCCCCTGGTGGAGAGTTAATGGGTTATATCATGGGCAAAGCGGAAGGCTCGGTGGCGAGGGAAGAGTGGCACGGGCACGTCACAGCTCTGTCTGTTGCCCCGGAATTCCGACGCCTTGGTCTGGCTGCTAAGCTTATGGAGTTATTAGAGGAGATTTCAGAAAGAAAGGGTGGATTTTTTGTTGATCTCTTTGTAAGAGTGTCTAACCAAGTTGCAGTCAACATGTACAAGCAGTTAGGCTACAGTGTGTACAGGACCGTCATAGAGTACTATTCGGCCAGCAACGGGGAGCCCGATGAGGATGCTTATGATATGAGGAAAGCACTTTCCAGGGACACTGAGAAGAAATCCATCATACCATTACCTCATCCTGTGAGGCCGGAAGACATTGAATAA